A region from the Aricia agestis chromosome 12, ilAriAges1.1, whole genome shotgun sequence genome encodes:
- the LOC121732548 gene encoding sucrose-6-phosphate hydrolase-like, with protein MILRISLILLALLAIANTRSVKNYETSKRELEEYIRDKKKDIDPRFRPHYHLAPPVGWMNDPNGFSFVMGEFHLFYQYYPYDSVWGPMHWGHASSPDLVHWKELPTALIPEDEQCFSGSAVGDSNTMVLMYTAHSATDTRPYYNETQYLAFSTDGVNFDKHRGNPVLARAPNGSPDFRDPKVWGRGRYWYVVIGSKTDDERGRVLLYRSTDLLNWEFLSVLAESDGDLGYMWECPDFFELDGKWVLLMSPQGVEEKGDRYKNVYQNGYIIGDFNYETHEFVPEVEFQEMDYGHDFYAAQTLEKEGRRYAVAWFNMWNVTHHEAEDGWAGMMTTVREMRLFNNRILMKPVETTVNLRQEPKLEGQLYLNEVVEFGQAVELFIDADLDQKIELHLDGRSGALSKVWLRWDPQVGKVVVDRGDGDVRQVEWEPIGSRTWRILLDASSLELFCGEGEVVFSSRVFPLGGWRLTNLSPQPVNMLSYSLRRSVAD; from the coding sequence ATGATTTTACGGATTAGCCTGATCCTGCTGGCGTTGCTGGCGATCGCCAACACCAGGTCCGTGAAGAACTACGAGACGTCCAAGCGCGAGCTCGAGGAGTACATCCGGGACAAGAAGAAGGACATCGACCCCCGCTTTCGGCCGCACTATCACCTCGCGCCGCCCGTCGGCTGGATGAACGACCCCAACGGCTTCTCCTTCGTCATGGGCGAGTTTCACCTGTTCTACCAGTACTACCCCTACGACAGCGTGTGGGGGCCCATGCACTGGGGCCACGCCTCCAGCCCCGACCTCGTGCACTGGAAGGAGTTGCCCACGGCCCTCATCCCTGAGGACGAGCAGTGCTTCTCCGGCAGCGCCGTCGGCGACAGCAACACCATGGTGCTCATGTACACGGCGCACTCCGCCACCGACACAAGGCCCTACTACAACGAGACGCAGTACCTCGCCTTCAGCACGGACGGCGTCAATTTCGACAAGCACCGCGGGAATCCCGTGCTCGCGCGCGCGCCCAACGGCTCCCCGGACTTCCGCGACCCCAAGGTGTGGGGCCGCGGCCGCTACTGGTACGTCGTCATCGGCAGCAAGACCGACGACGAGCGCGGCCGCGTGCTGCTCTACCGGTCCACCGACCTGCTCAACTGGGAGTTCCTGAGCGTGCTCGCCGAGTCCGACGGCGACCTCGGCTACATGTGGGAGTGCCCCGACTTCTTCGAGCTCGACGGGAAGTGGGTGCTGCTCATGTCGCCCCAGGGCGTGGAGGAGAAGGGGGACAGATATAAGAACGTGTACCAGAACGGTTATATTATCGGCGATTTCAACTACGAGACGCACGAGTTCGTCCCCGAGGTGGAGTTCCAGGAGATGGACTACGGGCACGATTTCTACGCCGCGCAGACGCTCGAGAAGGAGGGGAGAAGGTACGCGGTCGCCTGGTTCAACATGTGGAACGTCACGCACCACGAGGCGGAGGACGGCTGGGCGGGCATGATGACCACCGTGCGCGAGATGAGGCTCTTCAACAATCGCATCCTCATGAAGCCCGTCGAGACCACGGTCAATCTGCGCCAGGAGCCGAAGTTGGAGGGGCAGCTCTACCTGAACGAGGTGGTCGAGTTCGGGCAGGCGGTCGAGCTCTTCATCGACGCCGACCTCGACCAGAAGATCGAGCTGCACCTCGACGGGCGAAGCGGCGCGCTGTCGAAGGTGTGGCTTCGGTGGGATCCCCAGGTCGGCAAGGTGGTGGTGGACCGCGGGGATGGGGACGTGCGGCAGGTGGAGTGGGAGCCCATCGGCTCCCGGACCTGGCGGATCCTGCTGGACGCGAGCAGCCTGGAGCTGTTCTGCGGGGAGGGGGAGGTGGTGTTCAGCAGCCGCGTGTTCCCCCTGGGCGGCTGGCGGCTCACCAACCTCAGCCCGCAGCCGGTCAACATGCTGAGCTACAGCTTGCGGCGGAGCGTCGCCGACTGA